Below is a window of Flavobacterium cyclinae DNA.
TTCAACTCTGGAGTTCGTCCTGCTATCAACGTAGGTATTTCGGTATCTCGTGTTGGAGGTAATGCACAAATCAAATCAATGAAAAAAGTTGCTGGTACATTAAAATTAGACCAAGCACAATTCCGTGAATTAGAAGCTTTCGCGAAATTTGGTTCTGACTTAGATGCTGTAACTTTAAACGTTATCGAAAAAGGTAAGAGAAACGTTGAAATCTTAAAACAAGGTTTAAACTCTCCATTTAACGTAGAAAGTCAAGTTGCAATTATCTATGCTGGTTCTAAAAACTTATTAAGAAATGTACCAGTTGATAAAGTAAAAGAATTCGAAAAAGATTATTTAGAGTTCTTAAATGCAAAACACAGAGATACATTAGACTCGTTAAAAGCAGGTAAATTTGATGACAAAATTACTGACGTTTTAGAAAACGTAGCTAAAGAAATTTCAGCAAAATATAATTAATTAGTCAATTAGACAATGTGTCAATTAGACAATTAATTGACACATTGATAAATTGGCACATTGACAAATTAACAAAATGGCAAACTTAAAGGAAATACGTAATAGAATTACTTCTGTTTCATCTACGATGCAAATTACATCGGCGATGAAAATGGTTTCTGCTGCAAAATTAAAAAAAGCGCAAGATGCCATTACGGCTATGCGTCCGTATGCAGAAAAACTTACTGAACTATTACAAAACTTAAGTGCAACTCTTGAAGGAGAAGTAGGTGGTGCTTTTACAGCTCAAAGAGAAGTAAAAAAAGTGCTTATCGTTGCAATCACTTCTAATAGAGGTTTGTGTGGTGCGTTTAATTCAAACGTTATCAAACAAGTAAAAGTAGTAGCTGATTCTTACCAAGGAAAACAAGTGGATGTTCTTGCTATCGGTAAAAAAGGAAACGACGTTTTACGTAAAACACATAATGTAGTTGACGTTCAAAATGGTGTTTTTGACCAATTAACTTTTGACAATGCAGCTGCTATTGCGCAACAGTTAATGGATAAATTCGTAGCAGGTGAGTATGATAAAATTGAAATCGTGTATAACGAATTCAAAAATGCAGCGACTCAAATTGTTAGAACCCAACAGTTTTTACCTTTGGCTCCAATTGTTGGAGGTGAAGTTGTAGCTTCTGATTATATTTTTGAACCTTCTAAAGAAGAAATTGTGTTGACTTTGATTCCAAAATCATTAAAAACACAATTATACAAGTCTATTAGAGATTCATTTGCAGCAGAACACGGAGCTCGTATGACCGCAATGCACAAAGCAACTGATAACGCTACAGAATTAAGAAACCAATTAAAATTAACTTACAACAAAGCACGTCAAGCTGCAATTACTGGAGAAATCCTTGAAATTGTTGGTGGAGCTGAAGCTTTGAATAATTAAAAATCTGAAAGATTTTAAATTCAAAAATGCGAAGCTTTGAACAACTAATGTTAATTTAGATATTATAAAGAGTCCCGATTTATTCGGGACTTTTTTGTTTTATATTTGTAAATACAATGAACCAGATTAATTAGAAATAAGTTCTTAGATTAACTAAGGAGTAAGATTTATAAATTGATTCATTCTCGGCCTCATCTTAACTTTTATATCAATGGGAAATATTTTTAAAATTATTGTATTACTATTTTTCTTTTCATTTAGTGGATTTTGTCAGGAAAATCATAATATTAATTTTGAACACATTTTTAAGAATTGGATTTATTTAGAAAAAACTTCTGATTATTTAAAAGACATAAATAAATTAGAAACAATTACAATAAAAAACGATTCGATTTACAGAGTTTTTATGTCAAATGTAAGATTAATAATATCGGATGTTAGCTCTAATTTACCAAAAAAATTTGTTGTTAAATCTTTAGAATTGAATGATAAAAATATTATTGATAATGATAAAAATCTCGACCCAAATAATGTTGGCATAGTAAGTTTTTTTTATTCAATTCAATGTAATGGTAAAATGGTTTTAGTTTTTGATTTAGAAACAGGAATGTCTTATCGAGTTGCTGGATTTAATGGGAATGATTTATTAAGTTTAATCGATAGTTTAAAAGATTATCACTTTAAAAAAGAAGATAAAGTTTTAAAAAGAAAAATAATTATCAAGAAGTATTTTGTTGAAGATGTTGATTTAATGTGTACATACAAAGGTTTGATTAGTGAAGATTCATTCAATCATATTAAATATCCATGTTTAAAGTCTTGTTTAGATGCAATAGTTGTAGAATAAATCCGTTAGCGCTGAATTGCATTCCGTGCCCACAAAAATTTTCCACAAACAACAAACTCATTTAACAAAACCTTTTTTTCCCGATTTATTCGAGACTTTTTTGTTTTATATTTGTGAGAGTTGTAAAAATTTACATTAATATATTGAATTGATTAATTTCATTCTATGAAAATAATAAGATATTTCTATAAAAGTTTATACACTTTTTTTTATGATAGACTAGGTTCAGATAAGCATACATCTGATTCAGCTTCAATTAGTATTTTGACAATGGTATTAGTAATTATTGTGTTAATTCTAATTAATATAATATTTATCACAGCATTCAATTTTGATATTTTAAAGGAATCAAATCAGTGGGTTATATTTATTTCTATTCTTATATTATATTTAGCAATTAGATTTTCTTTGATAAAAATTATTAAAAATTAAACATAATAAATTACTGATACCTTAGAATTACATTCCGTGACAACAAAGAAATATTCACCACACAGCATATTCATTTAACAAAACCTTTTTTCCCTCATTTACTTTTATTGGTATATTTGTAAGAACAACAATTTTTACCAATGAAAAAACTCTCTTATTTCGTTTTAGTACTTTTTACGTGTTTAGTTTCGGCACAAAATCTTCGTTTAGAAGACATCATGAAAGGAAATGAATTCATCGGGCACCAACCTGATAATCACCGTTGGTCCATCGATGGGCAAACCGTTTTATTCGATTGGAATCCGAATAACGAAATTGGAAATAGTACTTATTTCTGGAATGCTTCCTTAAAAACACCACAAAAAGTAACGACTTCAAATCCGATTTACGATTTGGATTTCATGGCAACTCAAAAAGAGTATGATGTGGTGTATTATACAAATCAAGGTGTTTTATATTCGTATACCAAATCCACTAAAAAGACGAAAAAAGTCATTCAATTAGCCGATAGAATTAACTCAGTTGAACGAAGCACGAATGCCCATATAATTTTTTTTCAGCAAAATAGAAATGTATATCAATTCAATGCCAAAGATTTTTCGATAGTTCAATTGACCAATTTTAAATCGGGAAGAGAAAATAAAGCGTTAAAAGAAGAAGAATCATTCTTAAAAAACCAACAAGAAGAGTTGTTTCAATTTGTTCGCGATGAAGAAGCATCTTCCAAATGGTATGAAGAAAAATCTAAAAACAAGAAAGAAAAATTCCCAAAAGAAATCTATTACGACAAATCCTCTTTAGAGCAAATTAAACCCTCGCCAGACGGGAAATTTGTAACCTTCCGACTTTCAGATTATCCAAGTCAAACTTCCACAAATGTTGAAAATTTCATTACGGCTGATGGATTTACACGTCAAGAAAAAGCAAGAGCCAAAGTTTCGACTTCTAATTTCAGCAAACATAAATTTGGAATTTTTAATGTTGAAAAAGATACAACCTATTACGTTTCGTTTTCTAATTTATCGGGAATAAAAGAAGCACCAAAATACTATCAAGAATACGATAATTTAAAAGATAAATCGGATTACGAAACCGCTATTGTAATGATGAGTCCTGTGTATAGTCCAGACGGGAAAAATGCCGTTTTGGAAATGAGAAGTCAAGACAACAAACACCGTTGGATTGTGCAATTGGATTTGGTTTCAGGAAAAATCAACGAATTAGACCACCAACACGACGAAGCTTGGATTGGCGGACCAGGAATTCCAGGTTACAGTTTCAGTGGCGGAACTTTAGGTTTTATTGATAATTCGACTTTTTATTTTCAATCGGAAGCTACTGGTTTTTCACACTTGTACACCTATAATTTGAAAACCAAGAAAAAAGAAGCGTTAACAAAAGGGAATTGGGAAGTTCGTGAAGTGAAATTATCAAACGATAAAAATTCATTTTACATCACCACAACGACAACACATCCAGGAAACAGAAGTTTTTACAAATTAGACATCGCCTCTAAAAAAATGACCGGAATTTTAACGAATGATGGCAACTACGAAGTAGAAGTATCTCCTGACGAAAAGTCGCTTTTAGTGCGTTATTCTTATAAAAATAAACCTTGGGAATTGTATTTAGGAGCTAATAAACCAAACTCGGATTTGAAACAAATTACGTTTTCAACTACACCAGAATTTAAAAAATACAATTGGAAAACTCCTGAAGTTATAACGTTTAAAGCCGAGGACGGAACCAATGTTTACGCTCGATTATACCAACCAAAAGCAGAAAACAAGAACAAAGCCGCTGTTATTTTTGTTCATGGTGCTGGCTATTTGCAAAACGCACACAATTATTGGAGCACGTATCACAGGGAATACATGTTTCACAATATGTTAACTGATTTAGGTTACACGGTTTTAGACATCGATTACAGAGCTAGTGATGGTTACGGTCGTGATTTCAGAACGGGAATTTACCGTCACATGGGTGGAAAAGATTTATCGGATCAGTTAGATGGTAAAAAATATTTGGTTCAAAATTTAGGAATTGATGCCAACCGAGTGGGAATTTACGGAGGTTCGTATGGTGGATTTATCACATTGATGGCATTGCTAACAGAACCAGGCGAATTCAAAGCTGGTGCTGCATTACGTTCGGTGACCGATTGGGCGCATTACAATCATGGGTATACGTCAAACATTTTGAACTTCCCTGAAACCGATCCAGAAGCGTACAAAAAAAGTTCGCCAATTTATTTTGCCAATAATTTACAAGATAAATTATTAATGTTACACGGAATGGTGGATAACAATGTACAATTTCAAGATATCGTACGATTAACGCAGCGTTTCATAGAATTAGGAAAGAAAGACTGGGATTTAGCGGTTTTTCCAGTTGAATCTCATGGGTTTACGGAAACCTATTCTTGGGTAGACGAATACAGAAGGATTTTAAATTTATTCAACGAAAATCTAGTACAAAAATAAAATGCCACAGTTAATTGAATTAGGAACAAAAGCCGAAATGTTGGAACAATTATCCATTATCCAACAATTATATCCCGATTATACACTTGAAATTTATGGCAACTTACTAGACAAAATGATTCCGCACAATTACAAACAATTAATTGTAGTGGAAAACGGAATCACGATGGGTTTAGCAGGTTTTTGGATTGCAACTAAACTATGGAGTGGCAAATATCTAGAAATGGATAATGTTGTAGTGCATGAAGATTTTCGTTCCAAAGGAATTGGCAGCATTATGACTGAATATCTCAATCAAAAAGCCATCGATGAAGATTGTAATATGATTACTTTAGATGCGTATACTACAAATTTTGGAGCACAAAAATTCTATATGAATCACGGATTTGTTCCCAAAGGGTTTCACTTTGTGAAATATTTGAAGGATTAATTTGTGTAATCCGTGGCTTTTAAAAAGAATATTGTTGTTTACTTGCAAACTTATTGCAGCTGACCCTAATTATTCAAGTATTCCCAAATAAAACTGAAAAATTCACTTTCTTTTTTTACTCTGTTCTCATAACTTGAAATATTGCCATAATGACCAGCATTTTTATTTACTTTTAAATAAATTGGATTTTTTTGTGCAGTTCTATTTTGGAGTTTTGCAACAAATTTATAAGAATGAAAAGGCGGAACTCTGTCATCATTTTCAGAAGTAATAATTAAACAAGTAGGATAATTTACATCGTCTTTAATGTTGTGTAACGGAGAATAATTTAATAAAGACTGAAACTCTTCTTTAATATCGGCATTTCCGTATTCATCAAGATGAAATTTCCCTACCGTATATTTTTGAGCATTTATCATATCAAAAACACCAACATTTGCCACTACAACTTTGAACAAATCTGGTCGTTGTGTCATTGCAGCACCAACTACTAATCCACCATTTGAACCACCACTAATGGCTAGTTTATTTGGATTGGTATAATTTTCAGCAATTAAAAACTCGGCAGCATCAACAAAATCGTTTATTGAATTAATTTTTTTCAAACCTTTTCCTTCTTTGTGCCAGTTTTTACCTTTTTCGCCACCACCTCTAATTTGAGCGAAAGCATAAACACCTCCTTTTTCCATAAAATGCAATAATCCAGTATCGTAACTTGGACTACTAACACTACCAAAACCACCATAAGCTTGTAATAAAGTGGGGTTATTACCGTTCAGTTCAAGGCCTTTTTTATGAATAATTACTATTGGAATATCTTTATTATCTCTGCTTTTGTATGTAATTGTTTTGGTTTCAAAATAATTAAAAGGGAATAATGTTGGTTTTGGTTGAATGAAATCATTAAAATAGATGTCATTTGCTCCAGTTGTGATATTTAATTTATAATTAAGTGATGAAATGGTATAAGAATAAAACACAACAAAAAGATCATCGGTTTTTTCATCCCAATAATTAATATCAAAATCCATGTTATGAGGCGCTTCAAATTTTCGAATAAACTTGCCTGTATAATCATAAATAGACATATAATATTTACCCATGTTCTTATATTTACAAATAATATATTTGTCCAAAAAAGTAGCTCCAATAAGTAAATGCGTATATACTTGAGGGATTAAGATATGTTTTTCTTCTGGATTGTTAATATCGAAATAACTCACATTTCCCCATGGATATTTTTCATCAGAGTAGTAAAAATTATTGTTCTTTATATTGAAAAAATCAATGTTGTTTTTGTCATTTATTAAGAAATTATTGAATTGAAGCGACTCTGTATTTAAATCAGAAAAATAATAATTAACTGTAGTTTCGTCTTCACTTGCTTCAATAATAAACAGTTTATTTTCTTTTGTAAAAAAACTAAAATTCGATTTTTTATTAGTGGTGTCAAATACTAATTTGTCTTTACTTTGAATATCTCCAATTTTATGATAATACAATTGATAAGTTGAATCTTTTTCAAAAAACGCTTTATTAGAATTTTTTTTGTAGAAAATTCCTTTATCATCATTCCAAGCTACATTTGAAAATTTAATATCGGTTAATGCATCATCAAGGTATTTTTTGTTAGCAAAGTCTTTGAATTTAATTTCATGTCGATCACTTCCGTTAGGACTAATTTTAAAGGCTAAATATTTAGAGTTTTTTGAAGGATAGTAGCCTAATAAAACCACATTTTCGTCTTTATAAACTTCATAAGGGTCTACTAATGGTTTACCTAAATCATTTAAACTTTCTTTGTAATACAATACACTTGGTTTCTTTTTATCTACTCTGTAAGATATGTAAAAATATTTTCCCTTTTTTTTCGGCATCGAATAGGTAGATAAATAATCATAATCTTTAATTTTAAATGGGAAATTATAATTTTTAACTACTTCATTAAGTTTTTGTTCGCTGATATTATTTTGCAATTCAACCCAATCAATTACTTCTTTATCCGTTGTATTTTCTAACCAATTGTAATCATCTTGAAGTGTAATTCCGTGTTTAGATGAAGTTGTTGGAAGTTTTTTAGTGTCAACTTTTTGTTGCGAAAAAGCCAAATTAAAACATGTGAAAACTAAATAGAAAGAGGCGAAAAAGTATGATTTCATATAATGTAAGTGAGAAAATAATTGAGCACGAAAATATTCAAATAAATTTGGATTTACTTTCATTTGGACTTTTTTTTGTTATAAATTAGTAATTAATTTCAAAAGCATTGAAAATGAAAAATATTGCAATTTTTTTGATGAGTATTTTAGTAATTTCCTGTAACACTTCAAAAATTATTGCTCAAGATAATATTGAATCTGCAACCTATCAAACCTGGATAGCCGGTGTTCGTGGCGGTGGAAGCGGAATTAATTTTTCTTTAGAACTTAAATCAGAATTGCCTAGCAATATTCAATTAAAAAAGTTGATTTTTAGAGGTTATGAAGTGCCTTTTGAAAAACAAGACGCCTTACATTTTATGGCAAGAATAAAAACAGAAGGCAATCAACAAAAGTATGATGGAGATGATTCTCAAATTTATTCCAGTCCAAAAAACGCTATAACTTTAGCTGAAAATGAAGCTATTTTAATCTTTTCTAAAAACGGTAAAGAATACCAACAAAAAATAACAAAAGTTATTGAAAAACCAGCTTTAGAATATCCTTCGGCAAAACCAAAGTTTTAATTACATTTGTTAAACTAAAATATACGGAATTGAGTCTCTACAAAAGTCTTTTTAAACAAACAGCAATCTATGGCATCGCAACAGTCTTGCCAAGGATTATGAGTTTTATTCTAAATCCAATTTTTGTTTATTATCTATCGGATAAAGAAAAAATGGGAGAAGTTTCCGTTATTTTTTCCTATTTGGTGTTCTTCAATGTTATTTTATCGTACGGAATGGAGACTGCTTTTTTTCGTTTTTACAGCAAAGTAGAAGACAAAAGTAAAGTAATTTCAACATCAACTATTTCGCTTTTTTGGTCAACATTAGGATTCTTAGCCATTTTTCTTTTATTCCGAAAAAACTTGGCAAATTGGTCAAATATCAATGTGGAATATATCGTTTTTGCAATTTGGATTTTAACATTGGATGCTTTAGCCATAATTCCGTTTTCTAAAATAAGAGCGGAAGGACGTCCCATAAAATATGCAATAATAAAAATAACCAATGTGTTAATTTATCTATTATTGAATATTTTCTTTTTAGTCTATTTACCTGATTTAGCCAATGAATCATCAAATCCGTTATTACAAACTATCTATCATAATGACTTTCAAATAGGTTATATTTTCGTTTCAAATTTAATTGCTAGTTTGGTAACACTTCTTTTTGTTTTACCCGATTATTTCAAAATTAAATGGCAATTTGATGCGGATTTATGGAAAAAAATGATGCATTATGGATTGCCTATTTTAATAGCCGGAATTGCCTTTGCTATCAACGAACATTTCGATAAAATCTTATTAGATTGGATGCAAGTCGATATGGCAGATATTGGAGCCTATTCCGCTTGTTATAAAATCGGGATGTTTA
It encodes the following:
- the atpG gene encoding ATP synthase F1 subunit gamma, producing MANLKEIRNRITSVSSTMQITSAMKMVSAAKLKKAQDAITAMRPYAEKLTELLQNLSATLEGEVGGAFTAQREVKKVLIVAITSNRGLCGAFNSNVIKQVKVVADSYQGKQVDVLAIGKKGNDVLRKTHNVVDVQNGVFDQLTFDNAAAIAQQLMDKFVAGEYDKIEIVYNEFKNAATQIVRTQQFLPLAPIVGGEVVASDYIFEPSKEEIVLTLIPKSLKTQLYKSIRDSFAAEHGARMTAMHKATDNATELRNQLKLTYNKARQAAITGEILEIVGGAEALNN
- a CDS encoding S9 family peptidase, translated to MKKLSYFVLVLFTCLVSAQNLRLEDIMKGNEFIGHQPDNHRWSIDGQTVLFDWNPNNEIGNSTYFWNASLKTPQKVTTSNPIYDLDFMATQKEYDVVYYTNQGVLYSYTKSTKKTKKVIQLADRINSVERSTNAHIIFFQQNRNVYQFNAKDFSIVQLTNFKSGRENKALKEEESFLKNQQEELFQFVRDEEASSKWYEEKSKNKKEKFPKEIYYDKSSLEQIKPSPDGKFVTFRLSDYPSQTSTNVENFITADGFTRQEKARAKVSTSNFSKHKFGIFNVEKDTTYYVSFSNLSGIKEAPKYYQEYDNLKDKSDYETAIVMMSPVYSPDGKNAVLEMRSQDNKHRWIVQLDLVSGKINELDHQHDEAWIGGPGIPGYSFSGGTLGFIDNSTFYFQSEATGFSHLYTYNLKTKKKEALTKGNWEVREVKLSNDKNSFYITTTTTHPGNRSFYKLDIASKKMTGILTNDGNYEVEVSPDEKSLLVRYSYKNKPWELYLGANKPNSDLKQITFSTTPEFKKYNWKTPEVITFKAEDGTNVYARLYQPKAENKNKAAVIFVHGAGYLQNAHNYWSTYHREYMFHNMLTDLGYTVLDIDYRASDGYGRDFRTGIYRHMGGKDLSDQLDGKKYLVQNLGIDANRVGIYGGSYGGFITLMALLTEPGEFKAGAALRSVTDWAHYNHGYTSNILNFPETDPEAYKKSSPIYFANNLQDKLLMLHGMVDNNVQFQDIVRLTQRFIELGKKDWDLAVFPVESHGFTETYSWVDEYRRILNLFNENLVQK
- a CDS encoding GNAT family N-acetyltransferase produces the protein MPQLIELGTKAEMLEQLSIIQQLYPDYTLEIYGNLLDKMIPHNYKQLIVVENGITMGLAGFWIATKLWSGKYLEMDNVVVHEDFRSKGIGSIMTEYLNQKAIDEDCNMITLDAYTTNFGAQKFYMNHGFVPKGFHFVKYLKD
- a CDS encoding prolyl oligopeptidase family serine peptidase, encoding MKVNPNLFEYFRAQLFSHLHYMKSYFFASFYLVFTCFNLAFSQQKVDTKKLPTTSSKHGITLQDDYNWLENTTDKEVIDWVELQNNISEQKLNEVVKNYNFPFKIKDYDYLSTYSMPKKKGKYFYISYRVDKKKPSVLYYKESLNDLGKPLVDPYEVYKDENVVLLGYYPSKNSKYLAFKISPNGSDRHEIKFKDFANKKYLDDALTDIKFSNVAWNDDKGIFYKKNSNKAFFEKDSTYQLYYHKIGDIQSKDKLVFDTTNKKSNFSFFTKENKLFIIEASEDETTVNYYFSDLNTESLQFNNFLINDKNNIDFFNIKNNNFYYSDEKYPWGNVSYFDINNPEEKHILIPQVYTHLLIGATFLDKYIICKYKNMGKYYMSIYDYTGKFIRKFEAPHNMDFDINYWDEKTDDLFVVFYSYTISSLNYKLNITTGANDIYFNDFIQPKPTLFPFNYFETKTITYKSRDNKDIPIVIIHKKGLELNGNNPTLLQAYGGFGSVSSPSYDTGLLHFMEKGGVYAFAQIRGGGEKGKNWHKEGKGLKKINSINDFVDAAEFLIAENYTNPNKLAISGGSNGGLVVGAAMTQRPDLFKVVVANVGVFDMINAQKYTVGKFHLDEYGNADIKEEFQSLLNYSPLHNIKDDVNYPTCLIITSENDDRVPPFHSYKFVAKLQNRTAQKNPIYLKVNKNAGHYGNISSYENRVKKESEFFSFIWEYLNN
- a CDS encoding lipopolysaccharide biosynthesis protein — its product is MSLYKSLFKQTAIYGIATVLPRIMSFILNPIFVYYLSDKEKMGEVSVIFSYLVFFNVILSYGMETAFFRFYSKVEDKSKVISTSTISLFWSTLGFLAIFLLFRKNLANWSNINVEYIVFAIWILTLDALAIIPFSKIRAEGRPIKYAIIKITNVLIYLLLNIFFLVYLPDLANESSNPLLQTIYHNDFQIGYIFVSNLIASLVTLLFVLPDYFKIKWQFDADLWKKMMHYGLPILIAGIAFAINEHFDKILLDWMQVDMADIGAYSACYKIGMFMVLFRTAYTLGIEPFFFSHAKDENAPQTYAMITKYFVIFGSFICLGVIVFADILKLILVPNPIYWNAMEVVPLIVLANFFLGIYTNLSVWYKLIDKTKIGAYISIVGAIVTLAFNLILIPMISYMGSAIATIFAYGAMMLISYYMGQKKYPIPYDKKSIFTYLSLAIVLSGISFYVKILRETYVFGIVAILFFAYFVYRNEKETILTIIRRK